One Benincasa hispida cultivar B227 chromosome 5, ASM972705v1, whole genome shotgun sequence genomic window carries:
- the LOC120077931 gene encoding WRKY transcription factor 1 isoform X2, which translates to MVSSGDQFENEVDSDRLEHENNTDSQPQTSQADPGKTYASKSDPKCTGSASSTHEEAVKLSDVTIEQVDRGEISNIVTEKVTHKPITADRNSHSDLKVCITSTIREKVSEDGYNWRKYGQKLVKGNVFVRSYYRCTHPTCMVKKQLERTHDGKITDTVYFGQHDHPKPQPHIPVAVGGVTVVEEKFDEHASGSSQDKTSIALGQTPRQTELADMRQTSSVMANDNVKDEASKRSRINDEVDSDDTPDLKREKIRCNMDVTVADKSSVESRVVVQTPSEVDIVNDGYRWRKYGQKLVKGNPNPRSYYRCSSPGCPVKKHVERASHDPKVVLTTYEGQHDHDMPPARTVTLNSVGSTAAHSDDTKSKPVGSSIGHDTASRSNSSKLIEKNGKSNVTEASDGIVLDMVVSPGPGVASGQNKQLKVAIES; encoded by the exons ATGGTTTCTTCAGGGGACCAGTTTGAGAATGAAGTGGATTCTGATCGATTGGAGCATGAAAACAATACAGATAGTCAACCGCAAACGTCTCAGGCCGATCCTGGTAAAACTTATGCATCAAAATCAGATCCCAAATGCACAGGGTCTGCCAGTAGTACCCATGAAGAAGCTGTCAAGCTGTCTGACGTTACAATCGAACAAGTGGATCGAGGAGAAATCTCTAATATAGTGACTGAGAAAGTGACCCATAAGCCAATTACTGCAGACCGTAACTCCCATTCTGATTTGAAAGTTTGTATTACCTCTACTATACGAGAGAAAGTATCAGAGGATGGATATAACTGGCGGAAATATGGTCAGAAATTGGTTAAGGGAAATGTCTTCGTTAGAAGCTATTATAGATGCACGCATCCTACTTGCATGGTGAAAAAACAACTGGAGCGCACTCACGATGGGAAAATCACAGACACTGTTTACTTTGGCCAGCATGATCACCCTAAGCCTCAACCTCACATTCCAGTCGCTGTTGGAGGTGTTACCGTGGTTGAAGAAAAATTTGATGAACATGCTTCTGGAAGTTCTCAAG ATAAGACCTCCATTGCGCTTGGCCAGACACCTCGTCAAACTGAGCTAGCTGATATGCGTCAAACGTCATCAGTTATGGCCAATGATAATGTAAAAGACGAAGCTTCAAAAAGGTCTAGGATTAACGATGAGGTTGACAGTGATGATACACCAGACTTGAAACGAGA GAAGATAAGATGTAATATGGACGTGACAGTAGCAGACAAGTCAAGTGTTGAATCTCGGGTTGTCGTTCAAACTCCTAGCGAGGTTGACATCGTCAACGATGGATATCGCTGGCGGAAGTATGGACAGAAATTAGTGAAAGGCAATCCAAATCCTAG GAGTTACTACAGATGCTCAAGTCCTGGATGTCCAGTTAAGAAACATGTAGAGAGGGCGTCTCATGATCCGAAAGTGGTGCTTACCACGTATGAGGGTCAGCATGACCATGATATGCCCCCTGCAAGGACAGTGACGTTGAACTCAGTTGGATCCACAGCAGCCCACAGTGATGACACAAAATCGAAACCGGTGGGTAGTTCCATTGGCCACGATACGGCGTCTCGAAGCAATTCAA GCAAATTAATTGAAAAGAATGGCAAGTCGAATGTCACAGAAGCAAGTGATGGCATTGTCCTCGATATGGTGGTAAGTCCTGGCCCAGGAGTTGCGAGTGGACAAAATAAGCAGCTGAAAGTAGCAATTGAAAGCTAA
- the LOC120077931 gene encoding WRKY transcription factor 1 isoform X1 has product MVSSGDQFENEVDSDRLEHENNTDSQPQTSQADPGKTYASKSDPKCTGSASSTHEEAVKLSDVTIEQVDRGEISNIVTEKVTHKPITADRNSHSDLKVCITSTIREKVSEDGYNWRKYGQKLVKGNVFVRSYYRCTHPTCMVKKQLERTHDGKITDTVYFGQHDHPKPQPHIPVAVGGVTVVEEKFDEHASGSSQDKTSIALGQTPRQTELADMRQTSSVMANDNVKDEASKRSRINDEVDSDDTPDLKRDFKRKIRCNMDVTVADKSSVESRVVVQTPSEVDIVNDGYRWRKYGQKLVKGNPNPRSYYRCSSPGCPVKKHVERASHDPKVVLTTYEGQHDHDMPPARTVTLNSVGSTAAHSDDTKSKPVGSSIGHDTASRSNSSKLIEKNGKSNVTEASDGIVLDMVVSPGPGVASGQNKQLKVAIES; this is encoded by the exons ATGGTTTCTTCAGGGGACCAGTTTGAGAATGAAGTGGATTCTGATCGATTGGAGCATGAAAACAATACAGATAGTCAACCGCAAACGTCTCAGGCCGATCCTGGTAAAACTTATGCATCAAAATCAGATCCCAAATGCACAGGGTCTGCCAGTAGTACCCATGAAGAAGCTGTCAAGCTGTCTGACGTTACAATCGAACAAGTGGATCGAGGAGAAATCTCTAATATAGTGACTGAGAAAGTGACCCATAAGCCAATTACTGCAGACCGTAACTCCCATTCTGATTTGAAAGTTTGTATTACCTCTACTATACGAGAGAAAGTATCAGAGGATGGATATAACTGGCGGAAATATGGTCAGAAATTGGTTAAGGGAAATGTCTTCGTTAGAAGCTATTATAGATGCACGCATCCTACTTGCATGGTGAAAAAACAACTGGAGCGCACTCACGATGGGAAAATCACAGACACTGTTTACTTTGGCCAGCATGATCACCCTAAGCCTCAACCTCACATTCCAGTCGCTGTTGGAGGTGTTACCGTGGTTGAAGAAAAATTTGATGAACATGCTTCTGGAAGTTCTCAAG ATAAGACCTCCATTGCGCTTGGCCAGACACCTCGTCAAACTGAGCTAGCTGATATGCGTCAAACGTCATCAGTTATGGCCAATGATAATGTAAAAGACGAAGCTTCAAAAAGGTCTAGGATTAACGATGAGGTTGACAGTGATGATACACCAGACTTGAAACGAGA TTTCAAAAGGAAGATAAGATGTAATATGGACGTGACAGTAGCAGACAAGTCAAGTGTTGAATCTCGGGTTGTCGTTCAAACTCCTAGCGAGGTTGACATCGTCAACGATGGATATCGCTGGCGGAAGTATGGACAGAAATTAGTGAAAGGCAATCCAAATCCTAG GAGTTACTACAGATGCTCAAGTCCTGGATGTCCAGTTAAGAAACATGTAGAGAGGGCGTCTCATGATCCGAAAGTGGTGCTTACCACGTATGAGGGTCAGCATGACCATGATATGCCCCCTGCAAGGACAGTGACGTTGAACTCAGTTGGATCCACAGCAGCCCACAGTGATGACACAAAATCGAAACCGGTGGGTAGTTCCATTGGCCACGATACGGCGTCTCGAAGCAATTCAA GCAAATTAATTGAAAAGAATGGCAAGTCGAATGTCACAGAAGCAAGTGATGGCATTGTCCTCGATATGGTGGTAAGTCCTGGCCCAGGAGTTGCGAGTGGACAAAATAAGCAGCTGAAAGTAGCAATTGAAAGCTAA
- the LOC120077930 gene encoding histidine kinase 2-like, whose protein sequence is MSQNSKLSCSKVRLLAGFKVKKAKEHFHGQGWSNLLYLLPFGMILILGLWYIFSFCDGSSVREVVIPNTCKEKTWNFLKHFNVSETQFIATASFFFHSDQSSSLPCAKDSEPGNALKDCIPYALKILEREQDLQKKQRWLSEDLQSEGQCPIRGEMDSSNVDLLQLMDNTHSLTSKSYFGFVSPCLQIHRERILHTKEIGNEHSRSVNGLVMGCLWILAVVISCLKMSGFHLKLKNHKHKPIKHPSVENQPVIQLQQVLLQQQLDLSPSPPKGAGKWRKKLLILFVLLGIIGSFWLFWYLNNKIILRREETLSNMCDERARMLQDQFNVSMNHVHALAILVSTFHHGKHPSAIDQKTFSEYAERTAFERPLTSGVAYALKVTHSERKQFEEEHGWTIKKMGTEDQTLVQDSIPENLDPAPVQDEYAPVIFSQETVSHIVSIDMMSGKEDRENILRARASGKGVLTSPFKLLKSNHLGVVLTFAVYNTDLPPDATPEQRIKATVGYLGASYDVPSLVDKLLHQLSSKQSIVVDVYDTTNATAPIKMYGSDVIDTGLLHISNLDFGDPQRKHEMHCRFKQKPQLPWMAINASVGVLVITLLVGHIFYAAISRIAKVENDYHEMMGLKSRAEAADVAKSQFLATVSHEIRTPMNGVLGMLKMLMDTDLDPNQLDYAQTAYDSGKELISLINEVLDQAKIESGRLELEDVPFDPRALLDNVLSMFSGKCHEKGIELAVYVSNLVPEVLIGDPGRFRQIITNLVGNSIKFTNDKGHIFVTVHLAEEVRTPLEAMDSVLRQGLDLVKETRGKSHNTLSGFPVVERCKSWESFKIFRRIDMMKEDDDVIKLLVSVEDTGHGVPLEAQSRIFMPFMQADSSTSRKYGGTGIGLSISKCLVDLMGGEIGFVSQPGVGSTFSFTGCLRKGDTKSLDTKWQQNDSAVLDFRGLRALVLDNRSIRAEVTKYHLKRLEISVDIVSSLASAHEYLTNNCIKSPSKPLAMVLVDKDVWDKETGPTIPHMFKRHGVNGKEESRGSPKIFLLATSISPQERRALKLTGYVDNVMTKPLRSGVLIGCFQEAFGKVNRKKPSILGNLLREKQILVVDDNAVNRRVAEGALKKYGAKVTCVESGSAAISLLKPPHKFNACFMDLQMPEMDGFEATRQIRNVENKVNEDISSGKVSIEMFGNVAHWHTPVLAMTADVIQATNEACMNCGMDGYVAKPFEEEKLYSAVARFFESDARVEHE, encoded by the exons ATGTCTCAGAATTCTAAACTCTCTTGTTCTAAGGTCAGATTACTAGCTGGTTTCAAGGTGAAGAAGGCTAAGGAGCATTTCCATGGTCAAGGGTGGAGTAACCTACTTTATCTCTTGCCATTTGGAATGATTTTGATTCTGGGTCTTTggtatatttttagtttttgtgaTGGGAGTTCAGTTCGGGAAGTGGTGATTCCAAATACGTGTAAAGAGAAGACCTGGAACTTTCTGAAGCATTTCAATGTCAGTGAGACTCAGTTTATTGCTACGGCTTCGTTCTTCTTTCATTCAGATCAG TCATCATCTCTCCCGTGTGCGAAAGACTCAGAGCCCGGTAATGCACTGAAAGACTGCATTCCTTATGCGTTGAAGATTTTAGAACGGGAACAAGACTTGCAAAAGAAGCAAAGGTGGCTTTCTGAAGATTTACAATCTGAAGGCCAGTGCCCAATTAGGGGTGAGATGGACTCCTCCAATGTTGATCTATTGCAGTTAATGGACAACACACACTCGCTTACTTCAAAATCTTATTTTGGATTTGTGTCTCCATGTCTTCAGATTCATAGAGAG AGGATCTTGCATACTAAGGAAATTGGAAATGAGCATTCTCGAAGTGTGAATGGATTAGTAATGGGATGCTTATGGATTCTTGCTGTAGTGATATCATGCCTGAAGATGTCTggttttcatttgaaattaaaaaaccaTAAACACAAGCCAATAAAGCATCCATCGGTTGAGAATCAGCCAGTGATTCAGCTACAGCAGGTGTTGCTACAGCAGCAGTTAGATCTATCTCCAAGTCCTCCTAAGGGGGCTGGAAAATGGAGAAAGAAACTTCTTATATTATTTGTTTTGCTTGGAATTATTGGATCCTTTTGGCTCTTTTGGTATTTGAACAACAAAATCATCTTGAGGAGAGAAGAAACACTTTCTAACATGTGCGATGAGCGAGCTCGAATGTTACAGGATCAATTCAACGTTAGCATGAACCATGTTCATGCCTTGGCTATTCTGGTCTCCACTTTTCATCATGGCAAGCATCCTTCTGCCATTGATCAG AAAACATTCAGTGAATATGCAGAAAGAACAGCTTTTGAACGACCACTCACCAGTGGTGTGGCTTATGCTTTGAAAGTTACTCATTCAGAAAGAAAGCAATTTGAAGAGGAACATGGGTGGACAATTAAAAAGATGGGAACAGAGGACCAGACTCTGGTTCAGGATTCTATTCCGGAGAATTTAGACCCTGCTCCCGTTCAGGATGAATATGCACCTGTGATATTTTCACAAGAAACTGTATCTCATATAGTTTCCATTGACATGATGTCTGGAAAG GAAGACCGTGAAAACATCTTGCGAGCAAGAGCTTCAGGGAAGGGAGTGCTGACATCTCCTTTCAAGCTTCTTAAGTCCAATCACCTAGGTGTTGTACTCACTTTTGCTGTCTATAACACCGACCTTCCTCCTGATGCAACACCAGAGCAACGTATTAAAGCTACTGTTGG GTATCTAGGAGCATCCTATGATGTCCCATCACTTGTGGACAAGCTTCTCCACCAACTTTCCAGCAAACAATCAATCGTTGTTGATGTTTATGACACAACTAATGCAACTGCTCCCATTAAGATGTATGGATCTGATGTAATAGATACTGGTCTATTGCACATTAGCAACCTGGATTTTGGAGATCCCCAAAGGAAGCATGAGATGCATTGCAG ATTTAAGCAGAAGCCACAATTACCATGGATGGCCATAAATGCATCAGTGGGAGTTCTGGTTATTACTTTACTCGTTGGCCATATATTTTATGCGGCCATAAGTCGAATCGCAAAAGTTGAAAATGACTATCATGAGATGATGGGACTCAAAAGTCGTGCTGAAGCTGCAGATGTGGCAAAGTCTCAG TTTCTTGCAACTGTTTCTCACGAGATCAGGACGCCAATGAATGGTGTTTTAG GGATGCTGAAAATGCTGATGGACACTGATCTTGACCCAAACCAACTGGACTATGCCCAGACTGCATATGATAGTGGGAAAGAATTAATATCACTAATAAACGAGGTTCTCGACCAAGCTAAAATAGAATCAGGCAggcttgaacttgaagatgtaCCGTTTGATCCACGAGCTTTACTAGATAATGTGCTGTCAATGTTCTCTGGAAAATGTCATGAGAAGGGAATAGAG TTAGCTGTTTATGTCTCTAATTTGGTCCCTGAAGTTCTCATCGGTGACCCTGGACGCTTCCGACAGATAATTACCAATCTTGTGGGAAATTCAATCAAG TTCACCAACGACAAAGGACACATATTTGTTACTGTACACCTGGCAGAAGAAGTGAGGACTCCCTTGGAGGCAATGGACAGTGTGCTAAGACAAGGCCTAGACTTAGTGAAAGAGACGCGGGGAAAAAGTCACAATACGTTAAGCGGGTTTCCAGTGGTCGAGAGGTGCAAGAGTTGGGAGTCTTTCAAGATATTTAGAAGAATAGATATGATGAAAGAAGATGACGACGTAATTAAGTTGCTTGTATCAGTTGAGGATACAGGTCATGGAGTTCCTTTAGAAGCACAAAGTCGAATTTTTATGCCATTTATGCAAGCGGATAGTTCCACTTCACGCAAGTATGGTGGGACTGGAATAGGTCTGAGCATCAGCAAATGTCTGGTGGATCTAATGGGTGGGGAGATAGGTTTTGTGAGCCAACCTGGTGTTGGCAGCACATTTTCATTTACTGGATGTTTGAGAAAAGGCGATACGAAGTCCCTTGATACAAAGTGGCAGCAGAATGATTCAGCTGTGTTAGATTTCCGAGGATTGCGAGCGCTGGTACTGGATAATAGAAGCATTAGAGCCGAGGTAACAAAATATCATCTTAAGAGGTTAGAGATCTCGGTGGATATAGTTTCAAGTTTGGCTTCAGCACATGAATACTTAACCAATAATTGCATCAAAAG TCCATCCAAGCCTTTGGCCATGGTGCTTGTCGACAAAGATGTATGGGATAAGGAAACTGGTCCGACAATCCCCCATATGTTTAAACGACATGGGGTAAATGGCAAGGAAGAATCAAGAGGAAGTCCTAAGATCTTTCTCTTAGCCACCTCCATTAGCCCTCAAGAGAGGAGAGCTCTCAAGTTGACCGGTTATGTTGATAATGTAATGACAAAACCCCTTAGGTCAGGTGTCCTGATTGGATGCTTCCAGGAAGCCTTCGGGAAGGTCAACCGAAAGAAACCGTCTATTCTTGGGAACTTACTGAGAGAAAAGCAAATATTGGTGGTCGATGACAATGCAGTCAATAGACGAGTTGCCGAAGGTGCTCTAAAGAAATATGGAGCAAAGGTTACCTGTGTGGAAAGTGGTAGTGCTGCTATTTCATTGTTAAAACCACCACACAAGTTCAATGCTTGCTTCATGGATCTTCAGATGCCTGAGATGGATGG GTTTGAAGCAACACGCCAGATACGAAATGTCGAAAATAAGGTTAATGAGGACATTTCTTCTGGAAAAGTATCAATTGAGATGTTTGGGAATGTGGCTCATTGGCATACACCAGTATTGGCCATGACAGCTGATGTGATTCAGGCTACAAATGAAGCATGCATGAACTGTGGGATGGATGGTTATGTAGCAAAGccttttgaagaagaaaaattatattCAGCGGTTGCTCGTTTCTTTGAGTCCGATGCTCGAGTAGAACATGAATAG